A region of Treponema sp. J25 DNA encodes the following proteins:
- a CDS encoding pyridoxal phosphate-dependent aminotransferase, protein MRSFEKSHKLDNVCYDIRGPVLREAKRLEAEGYRILKLNIGNPAAFGFTAPDEILHDIIVNLQNAQGYCDSQGLFPARKAVMQEFQEKGIMDVTVDDIFIGNGVSELIMMAMQGLLNEGDEVLIPAPDYPLWTAAVNLSGGTAVHYRCDEASAWNPDIKDLASKITSNTKAIVVINPNNPTGAVYERDILEAIAHLAAEHGLIVFADEIYDKILYDGATHVPMASINPDILTITFNGLSKAYRAAGFRSGWMVLSGNKKLAAGYREGLEMLSNMRLCANVPAQYGIQTALGGYQSIRDLVLPGGRLKEQRDLCVSLVNSIPGLSVVPPRGALYCFPRIDTKRFNITNDEQFVMDLLRSQHILLVHGTGFNWFEPDHFRIVFLPDTATLADALGRLKTFLQTYRQVPDGI, encoded by the coding sequence ATGAGAAGCTTTGAAAAATCCCACAAGTTAGACAATGTCTGTTATGATATTCGGGGCCCCGTACTCCGGGAAGCAAAGCGACTTGAAGCAGAGGGCTACCGTATTTTAAAGCTGAATATAGGAAATCCTGCGGCCTTTGGATTTACCGCACCGGATGAAATCCTCCATGATATTATCGTGAATCTGCAGAATGCCCAGGGATACTGCGATTCCCAGGGTCTGTTTCCTGCCCGCAAGGCGGTGATGCAGGAGTTCCAGGAAAAGGGTATCATGGATGTTACGGTGGATGATATCTTTATTGGGAACGGCGTAAGTGAGCTTATCATGATGGCCATGCAGGGCCTCTTGAATGAGGGCGATGAAGTGTTAATCCCTGCCCCCGATTATCCCCTGTGGACCGCGGCGGTAAATCTTTCGGGGGGGACCGCCGTTCACTATCGGTGCGACGAGGCCTCGGCCTGGAATCCCGATATCAAGGACCTGGCTTCCAAGATAACCAGTAACACCAAGGCTATCGTGGTTATTAATCCCAATAATCCCACCGGCGCGGTGTATGAGCGGGATATCCTGGAAGCCATTGCCCATCTTGCGGCGGAGCATGGGCTTATCGTATTTGCCGACGAAATATACGACAAAATCCTGTACGATGGGGCTACCCATGTTCCCATGGCTTCTATCAATCCCGATATTCTTACCATTACTTTTAATGGTCTTTCAAAGGCCTACCGGGCAGCGGGATTCCGGTCAGGCTGGATGGTGCTTTCGGGAAATAAAAAGCTCGCCGCAGGTTATCGGGAGGGTCTTGAGATGCTTTCGAACATGCGGCTCTGTGCCAATGTGCCGGCCCAGTATGGCATTCAGACGGCCCTGGGAGGCTATCAGAGTATTCGGGACCTGGTCTTACCGGGAGGACGGCTTAAGGAGCAGCGGGATCTCTGTGTGTCCCTGGTGAATAGTATCCCCGGCCTTTCGGTGGTGCCCCCCCGGGGAGCCCTGTATTGTTTCCCGCGGATAGATACGAAGCGCTTTAACATCACCAATGATGAACAGTTTGTGATGGATCTCCTCCGGAGTCAGCACATTCTCCTGGTCCATGGGACCGGTTTTAACTGGTTTGAGCCGGACCATTTCCGTATCGTGTTCCTGCCGGATACGGCAACCTTGGCGGATGCCCTGGGACGCCTGAAGACGTTCTTGCAGACCTATCGACAGGTCCCCGATGGGATCTGA
- a CDS encoding 6-hydroxymethylpterin diphosphokinase MptE-like protein, with protein MREANYRALTQSFPELLRIFTTPLTPPSFQHSFIATNSGYPSLMIEGKHVHSPRDPIREAERIAATVPDREAPLVVLGFGLGYLPLALRQRFPHRPLIIIERHGFFIQKALELVDLSPLFLSTTETTKGSLFWIIGGEPAQLLEILRRIEAEQFHPIAEPPPDLITNPTLYSLDREWYDPFLEALHHWEQKHRINRNTLRKFGKRWVSNLLHNLPEIQNTPGITYFSQKLQGIPTLIVAAGPSLDELRPFLKELYDRCCIIAVDTALRFLLQEGVAPDFVMVMDPQYWNYRHLDHCSLEQSVLITDTTVYPGVFRTKRRTTFFCNTPSPLGLWVEQSLAQRGLLGAGGSVATSAWDFARYTGAHPLWIGGLDLGFPDYQTHYKGALFEERTHTRAFRFRPQATELFQVLRSGNPRQRYAMDGQPLWTDERMLLYAHWFEERFAHYPEAVPRSLSSRGLAIRGLQKGSLEELLAMPLQRQKINETLRQLVVEAQAQFEATFPLSEREKILSQWIQRAWQELEHLEKGVDKIGLSSKRGWVPLCIESGQHPFPTTQTPSPGHTKSKDQFFLYTQASPLSPLLDFVMASLQNEGSENSESLNMQSGSIQKPPLSPGTGTPLLQGINYLKTRLAPYLSL; from the coding sequence ATGCGTGAGGCAAATTACCGAGCCCTTACCCAGAGCTTTCCTGAGTTACTCCGGATTTTCACCACGCCCCTTACGCCACCTTCTTTTCAGCATAGCTTTATTGCCACCAATTCAGGATATCCCTCCCTTATGATAGAGGGAAAACATGTTCATTCCCCCCGGGATCCTATCCGGGAAGCAGAACGAATAGCCGCAACGGTCCCAGATAGGGAAGCCCCCCTGGTGGTGCTTGGTTTTGGTCTTGGGTACCTTCCCCTGGCGCTCCGCCAGCGCTTTCCCCATCGCCCCCTCATCATTATTGAACGCCATGGGTTCTTCATTCAAAAAGCCCTGGAACTTGTGGACCTTTCCCCTCTTTTTCTGTCAACGACAGAAACAACAAAGGGCTCCCTGTTCTGGATCATAGGAGGAGAGCCGGCTCAATTGCTGGAAATTCTCCGTCGCATCGAAGCAGAGCAGTTTCACCCCATTGCGGAGCCCCCCCCAGACCTTATAACGAACCCCACCTTATATTCTCTTGACAGGGAATGGTATGACCCTTTCCTTGAGGCTTTGCACCATTGGGAACAGAAACATCGTATTAACCGGAATACCCTTCGAAAATTCGGGAAACGCTGGGTGAGCAACCTTCTCCACAACCTTCCTGAGATCCAGAACACCCCTGGTATTACGTATTTTTCCCAGAAGCTCCAGGGGATTCCCACCCTTATCGTTGCGGCAGGGCCGTCCCTCGACGAACTGCGGCCCTTTCTGAAAGAACTCTACGACCGATGTTGTATCATCGCAGTAGATACGGCCCTGCGGTTTTTGCTTCAAGAAGGAGTAGCCCCTGATTTTGTCATGGTGATGGACCCTCAGTATTGGAATTACCGCCACCTGGACCACTGCTCCCTTGAACAAAGCGTGCTCATCACGGACACCACCGTCTATCCCGGAGTCTTCCGGACAAAACGGCGGACCACCTTTTTCTGCAACACCCCCTCTCCCCTCGGGCTATGGGTTGAACAAAGCCTCGCTCAGCGGGGACTCCTTGGGGCAGGAGGCTCCGTAGCGACCTCTGCATGGGATTTTGCCCGATACACGGGAGCTCACCCCCTCTGGATTGGGGGACTTGATCTGGGCTTTCCGGACTATCAAACCCATTACAAAGGGGCCCTGTTCGAAGAACGGACCCATACCAGGGCCTTTCGCTTCAGGCCCCAGGCCACGGAGCTCTTTCAGGTGCTGCGGAGCGGGAACCCCCGTCAACGGTACGCGATGGATGGTCAGCCCCTGTGGACCGACGAGCGGATGCTCCTGTATGCCCACTGGTTTGAAGAGCGATTTGCCCACTATCCTGAGGCAGTGCCCCGGAGCCTGAGCTCACGGGGACTTGCCATTCGGGGACTACAAAAGGGATCCCTTGAAGAGCTCCTCGCCATGCCCCTCCAGCGACAAAAGATCAATGAAACCCTGCGACAACTGGTGGTTGAAGCCCAGGCCCAATTCGAAGCAACCTTCCCTTTGTCGGAACGGGAAAAAATCCTCAGCCAGTGGATCCAGAGGGCCTGGCAGGAGTTAGAGCATCTTGAAAAAGGCGTGGATAAAATAGGGCTTTCCTCAAAAAGAGGCTGGGTCCCCCTCTGTATCGAAAGCGGTCAGCACCCCTTCCCTACAACGCAGACCCCTTCCCCCGGGCATACAAAAAGCAAGGATCAATTCTTCCTGTACACTCAAGCCAGCCCCTTGTCTCCTCTTTTAGATTTTGTGATGGCATCCCTTCAAAATGAAGGTTCTGAGAATTCTGAATCTCTCAACATGCAATCAGGCTCCATCCAAAAGCCTCCCCTTTCTCCAGGTACGGGGACCCCCCTCCTGCAGGGGATTAACTACCTTAAAACTCGATTAGCTCCCTATCTTTCTTTGTAA
- a CDS encoding penicillin-binding protein, translating into MGKVSYDHSVLVPTKARFLLVLGVLILLLGGLFVRFIFLMTDNEKPIEQVVIPSVKERGPIMDRNGKLLAVQAKFAHVSIWKPSSTDPTKTAELLAPLLDMSAGEIKNIINQSKNNFVYLKKRIDEVTARSIEEVKQKYKLQEVKVEYTSGRIYPEKRLASALIGFVGENNHGLGGIEYALDSFLYPQEGSSYGNQVVLTIDIQVQRILEEIAQKSLDTNKADGVIMVAMDSRTGEILGYVSLPSFDPNDISTSREEERQDRIAQFAYEPGSVFKVFSIASMLDLGAITDSSTFYCNGQYEKTTRSGETITIKCMGSHGTVHPREIITYSCNAGAAYASDQVDSVAFYTKLLDLGFGAKTPLGLPGETAGFLRPVQRWSARSKQTIAMGQEVAVSALQVLQATTAVAQDGLLLTPSVVSRILNADGSILKQNVPQGKQVFQPETARLLRSYMASAASTGGTGYRARVEDIPIGVKTGTAQLIDPKTGAYSKTDYIASCLAILPIDRPQLILYHVVIKPKGPSIHGGRISTIPIREAADALADYLAIPRGNSPQVQHSGTVQLQVPPLPQITDTVPDLRGLGKKQLLPLLLRDDITIDIKGDGWVQRQDPPPGTPLKPGMVIHVELE; encoded by the coding sequence ATGGGAAAAGTTTCATACGACCATTCGGTACTTGTCCCCACAAAAGCCCGTTTCTTATTGGTCTTAGGTGTTCTTATACTTCTTCTAGGGGGACTTTTTGTCCGTTTCATTTTTCTTATGACAGACAATGAGAAACCGATAGAACAGGTAGTGATTCCCTCCGTCAAAGAACGGGGCCCAATCATGGATAGAAATGGGAAACTCCTGGCGGTGCAGGCCAAATTTGCCCACGTAAGTATCTGGAAACCTTCCAGTACGGATCCAACAAAAACAGCAGAGCTACTGGCTCCCCTCCTGGATATGTCCGCCGGGGAAATAAAAAATATCATCAATCAGTCAAAAAATAATTTTGTTTACCTCAAAAAGCGAATCGATGAAGTGACTGCCCGTTCTATCGAGGAAGTAAAACAAAAATACAAACTGCAGGAAGTAAAGGTAGAATACACAAGTGGCAGAATATACCCGGAAAAAAGATTGGCCAGTGCTCTTATCGGCTTTGTGGGAGAAAATAACCATGGCCTTGGTGGTATCGAATACGCCCTGGATAGTTTCCTGTATCCCCAGGAAGGAAGCTCCTATGGGAATCAGGTGGTTCTTACCATAGATATTCAGGTGCAACGAATACTAGAAGAAATAGCCCAGAAATCCCTGGACACCAATAAGGCCGACGGGGTAATCATGGTTGCCATGGACAGTCGGACTGGCGAAATTCTGGGCTATGTATCACTTCCTTCTTTTGATCCCAACGATATTAGCACTTCCCGAGAAGAAGAACGACAGGATCGCATCGCCCAGTTTGCCTATGAACCGGGCTCGGTATTTAAGGTTTTCTCTATCGCTTCCATGCTCGACCTGGGCGCCATTACCGATAGTTCAACCTTTTACTGTAATGGTCAATATGAAAAAACTACCCGAAGTGGAGAAACCATAACCATTAAATGTATGGGATCCCATGGAACGGTTCATCCCCGGGAAATCATTACCTATTCCTGTAATGCCGGCGCCGCCTATGCGTCAGACCAGGTAGATTCGGTAGCCTTCTATACTAAACTTCTTGATCTTGGGTTTGGGGCAAAGACCCCCCTGGGACTTCCGGGAGAAACCGCTGGTTTTTTACGACCCGTACAACGATGGTCCGCCCGTTCAAAACAGACTATTGCGATGGGCCAGGAAGTCGCTGTTTCGGCCCTTCAGGTCCTCCAGGCAACAACCGCCGTCGCCCAGGATGGTCTTCTCCTTACCCCCTCCGTAGTAAGTCGCATTCTTAACGCCGATGGGAGCATCCTGAAGCAAAACGTACCCCAGGGGAAACAGGTGTTCCAACCCGAAACAGCCCGACTCCTGCGCAGTTACATGGCCAGTGCGGCTTCTACCGGTGGCACCGGGTATCGGGCCCGGGTAGAGGATATACCCATCGGCGTAAAAACAGGGACGGCCCAACTTATCGATCCCAAAACAGGGGCCTATTCGAAAACCGATTATATCGCCAGTTGTCTTGCCATTTTACCAATCGATAGACCTCAACTCATCCTGTATCATGTAGTTATAAAACCTAAGGGACCATCTATTCACGGCGGCCGAATATCCACTATTCCTATTCGAGAAGCCGCAGATGCCCTGGCAGACTACCTCGCCATTCCTCGAGGGAACAGTCCTCAGGTCCAACATAGCGGAACCGTTCAGTTACAAGTCCCCCCCTTGCCCCAGATAACCGATACGGTTCCCGACCTACGGGGATTAGGGAAAAAGCAACTCCTTCCTTTGCTATTACGGGACGATATCACCATAGACATAAAAGGCGATGGGTGGGTCCAGCGACAGGATCCTCCGCCGGGGACACCCCTTAAGCCAGGAATGGTTATCCATGTGGAGCTAGAATAA
- the lepB gene encoding signal peptidase I yields MESRSNVTLPDRDLIGLILLAFVVALIVRLCCFDLAVTEGSSMSPTIPPGRIIFINRLAYGFRFPWQRHYVLRWSTPHPGDIVVLLSPQGKIAVKRCISLTEHDFFFVEGDNKAVSYDSRHYGPVPIDFITGKVVGIR; encoded by the coding sequence ATGGAGAGTCGGTCTAACGTTACCCTGCCGGACAGGGATCTCATAGGGCTTATACTACTCGCCTTTGTAGTAGCGCTGATAGTTCGTCTGTGTTGTTTTGATCTAGCCGTCACAGAAGGTTCTTCAATGAGCCCCACCATTCCTCCAGGAAGAATCATTTTTATCAATCGCCTGGCCTATGGATTCCGCTTTCCCTGGCAACGTCACTATGTACTTCGCTGGTCCACTCCGCATCCAGGGGACATTGTGGTGCTTCTCTCACCGCAGGGGAAAATAGCGGTAAAACGATGTATCAGCCTCACTGAACATGATTTCTTTTTTGTAGAAGGAGATAATAAGGCGGTATCCTATGATTCCCGTCATTATGGGCCTGTACCGATTGATTTTATTACGGGAAAAGTAGTAGGAATACGATAA
- a CDS encoding M23 family metallopeptidase, which yields MMQGLLKKQRIEHRRFTPRPISFSSKTLMHGVIYKKRSPLVLPAPRMAPTFSDLEKPSLLGLLIALSLLGTSCFFVVQNLRGFSLVSLPSLTLFYASLDQGMIEKTTHRDIQQHLTQYVSPPPVSQSLETDEGSLDLTELFSWKTYRVQKGDTLLSIARRFSLAIDTIVSVNNLSSARLLRVGSTIKIPNMDGILYTVQRGDSLSRISRQWGIPMTAILDANDLASATIIPGTVLFLPGAKMNPTELKRVLGTLFIMPIKGRISSPYGWREDPFTGDRRFHAAIDIVAPLGTPVPASREGRVAAVGFNMVYGNYVILSHDGGYQTMYAHLDSVRIQKGQSLSQGAIIGTVGTTGYSTGPHLHFGVFKNGQAINPLSVLP from the coding sequence ATGATGCAAGGATTACTTAAAAAACAGCGGATAGAACATCGGCGTTTCACTCCCCGGCCCATTTCGTTTTCTTCGAAAACCCTTATGCATGGGGTGATTTATAAAAAAAGATCGCCCCTTGTTCTTCCCGCTCCTCGTATGGCACCAACTTTTTCTGATTTAGAAAAACCATCGTTGCTAGGACTTCTTATCGCTTTATCCCTTTTGGGGACCTCCTGTTTTTTTGTTGTCCAGAACCTCAGGGGTTTTTCTCTGGTTTCTTTGCCTTCCCTTACTCTTTTTTATGCTTCCTTAGATCAAGGGATGATAGAAAAAACTACCCATCGGGACATTCAACAACATCTTACTCAGTATGTGTCTCCTCCTCCGGTGTCTCAATCCTTAGAAACTGACGAGGGTTCTCTGGATCTCACGGAACTTTTTTCGTGGAAAACCTATCGAGTTCAGAAGGGAGATACCCTTCTTTCTATTGCGCGGCGTTTTTCTCTTGCCATCGATACGATTGTTTCGGTTAATAATCTCAGTTCTGCCCGACTGTTACGGGTGGGGAGTACCATTAAAATTCCCAATATGGATGGTATTCTGTATACCGTACAGCGGGGAGATTCCCTTTCTCGGATCTCCCGTCAATGGGGGATTCCCATGACGGCTATTCTGGATGCAAACGATTTAGCGAGTGCCACCATTATACCGGGAACGGTCCTGTTTTTGCCCGGAGCTAAAATGAATCCTACCGAGCTTAAGCGGGTACTGGGGACCCTCTTTATCATGCCTATAAAAGGTCGTATTAGTAGTCCCTATGGCTGGCGTGAAGATCCTTTTACCGGTGATCGACGGTTCCATGCGGCCATTGATATAGTGGCTCCCCTGGGAACCCCAGTACCTGCTTCCCGGGAAGGGCGCGTTGCGGCGGTAGGTTTTAACATGGTGTATGGAAACTATGTCATTCTAAGCCATGATGGGGGGTATCAAACGATGTATGCTCATCTGGATAGTGTCAGAATACAAAAAGGGCAAAGCCTTTCCCAGGGCGCGATTATTGGAACGGTGGGCACTACAGGGTACAGTACGGGACCCCATTTACATTTTGGGGTCTTTAAAAACGGGCAGGCAATTAATCCCCTGTCGGTATTACCCTGA